The following coding sequences are from one Terriglobia bacterium window:
- the truB gene encoding tRNA pseudouridine(55) synthase TruB, with protein MSPPPEGLLLVDKPTGPTSHDIVALARRITGQRRIGHAGTLDPMASGLLPLVLGRATRLVRFLPRSPKLYEGKILLGVTTETDDMTGAVLARHGGELPSPSAVREAAGRLVGRIAQVPPAVSARRVGGERLYRLARSGRAVAAPPATIEVFRLEFAPGPTADEWTLVAEVSSGTYVRALARDLGASLGCGAALAGLRRLAIGPMTLEGAVRLDDAMAAASLLDAIVPLEAMPLEPPPVELPDEAACSRFGAGLPVPLPAGSPPAGMVRALSPASGLLGIGEAGGGLLHPRVVLPAPPVPRA; from the coding sequence GTGAGCCCGCCCCCTGAGGGGCTGCTCCTCGTCGACAAACCGACGGGTCCGACCAGCCACGACATCGTCGCCCTCGCGCGTCGGATCACCGGGCAGAGGAGAATCGGCCATGCCGGGACGCTCGATCCGATGGCGTCCGGGCTGCTCCCCCTCGTTCTCGGGCGAGCCACGCGGTTGGTTCGATTCCTCCCGCGATCCCCGAAGCTCTACGAAGGGAAGATCCTGCTCGGGGTGACGACCGAGACGGACGACATGACGGGCGCGGTGCTCGCCCGGCACGGGGGCGAGCTCCCCTCTCCGTCCGCGGTGCGCGAAGCCGCGGGGCGGCTCGTCGGCCGGATCGCCCAAGTGCCTCCCGCCGTTTCCGCTCGGCGAGTCGGCGGGGAGCGCCTGTACCGGCTCGCGAGGAGCGGGCGGGCGGTCGCCGCCCCGCCGGCGACCATCGAGGTCTTCCGGCTCGAGTTCGCGCCCGGCCCTACCGCGGATGAGTGGACGCTCGTGGCGGAAGTCTCGTCCGGCACCTACGTCCGCGCCCTTGCCCGCGATCTCGGCGCTTCCCTGGGGTGCGGCGCCGCTCTCGCGGGCCTCAGGCGGCTCGCCATCGGCCCGATGACCCTTGAGGGAGCGGTTCGACTCGACGACGCGATGGCTGCCGCGAGCCTCTTGGACGCCATCGTCCCGCTCGAGGCGATGCCGCTCGAGCCGCCCCCCGTCGAGCTGCCCGACGAGGCCGCCTGCAGCCGCTTCGGCGCCGGTCTGCCGGTGCCTCTGCCGGCGGGCTCTCCTCCCGCGGGAATGGTCCGCGCGCTCTCGCCGGCATCGGGCCTCCTGGGCATCGGCGAGGCCGGCGGCGGCCTGCTCCATCCTCGCGTCGTCCTTCCCGCGCCGCCGGTGCCTCGAGCCTAG
- the rbfA gene encoding 30S ribosome-binding factor RbfA — MTTHRSARMGDLIREILARLLREEVRDPRIGFVTLTDVRMSPDLKHARVFFSVLGGSAPRAAAGKALGHASPFLRRALAREAGFRYTPDLHFEEDASMETGSRVDALLREISADPKPVDSACGDEGSGGDER, encoded by the coding sequence GTGACGACGCATCGGTCCGCGAGAATGGGAGACCTGATCCGCGAGATCCTCGCGCGTCTGCTCCGAGAGGAAGTCCGGGACCCCCGCATCGGCTTCGTCACCCTGACGGACGTGCGGATGAGCCCGGACTTGAAGCACGCGCGCGTGTTCTTCTCCGTTCTTGGAGGGTCCGCCCCACGCGCGGCCGCGGGGAAGGCTCTCGGTCACGCCTCGCCGTTCCTGCGCCGCGCGCTGGCGCGCGAGGCGGGCTTCCGCTACACGCCCGACCTCCACTTCGAGGAGGACGCGTCGATGGAGACCGGTTCCCGCGTGGACGCGCTGCTCCGAGAGATCTCCGCCGACCCTAAGCCCGTGGATTCCGCGTGCGGGGACGAAGGGAGCGGCGGGGACGAACGGTGA
- a CDS encoding DUF503 domain-containing protein yields the protein MTVGVYTFEIHLPGARSLKDKRQVVRRLKDRLRSRHNVAVIEMEEHVDLWQRAAMAVVSVATRREVLEQLFDAIHREAESQVPGEVIETGADFIEASDGGPGGWAGEWR from the coding sequence ATGACCGTAGGCGTATACACCTTCGAGATCCACCTTCCGGGTGCCCGATCCCTCAAGGACAAGCGACAGGTCGTAAGGCGGCTCAAGGACCGCCTCCGCTCGCGCCACAACGTGGCGGTGATCGAGATGGAGGAGCACGTCGATCTCTGGCAGCGGGCAGCGATGGCCGTGGTGTCGGTCGCCACCCGGCGCGAGGTGCTCGAGCAGCTCTTCGACGCGATCCACCGCGAGGCGGAGAGCCAGGTTCCGGGTGAGGTGATCGAGACGGGGGCCGACTTCATCGAGGCGTCCGACGGCGGTCCGGGAGGCTGGGCCGGGGAGTGGCGGTGA
- the infB gene encoding translation initiation factor IF-2, with protein sequence MPGMRVYQLAKELKVQSALILELLDRMGREVKSDLSALDVETAELVRRRLTAAIEAEKKRLLEERRQDEQRLAEEATFRGADVDGRAVAEEVPEAAVTEPVVVEGFAPAAAEPMPQEPGSEISLAAAPAAAEAPEAPAVEPPAPEASLPHPGDVEKPVAVPSAPEAPRPRVFAAKRIPSLSAIRAASAAGRAAAARPVPQLVRTEAVRPGAAPRPPLPGRAPVPGRPVPALSGPSGRRKKADEPIPPPVPRQKPDLPPVPEKISLSEAVTVKELAEKLNRKSKDIIAKLMTRGVLANINQPLDPAVAIEVAKEFGSEAAIVSFEEEVQHAPSLHGEAETAGEAPGKLVPRPPVVTVMGHVDHGKTSLLDAIRTTNVVSTEHGGITQHIGAYQVTERGRKITFLDTPGHEAFTMMRARGARVTDIVVLVVAADDGVKPQTLEAIDHARAAGVPIVVAINKIDKPEARPDRVKQQLADHNILVEEYGGQTVACEVSAKKLLGLAELLEMILLVADIQDLKANAEKLATGVVLEARLDRARGIVATLLVQQGTLRVGDPFIAGSAFGKVRAMTDENGRRAEEAGPSTPAEVMGFASEPTAGDLFQSVADEWKARQIAQFRQEKARVAALAKSSRRTLESLSREIAEGEAKELPILLKADVQGSLEALQKSLGELPSGKIRVSVLRASTGAITQADVLLAAASNAIIVGFNVRPDRATAELARQEEVEIRLYTVIYEVVNDVRQAMVGMLEPTLKEIVLGQAEVRQLFRISKVGTVAGCLLTDGRAARTADVRLIRDNVVIYTGKLSSLKRFKDDVSEVKQGFECGIGIANFNDLKEGDIIEFFTVEKVASQTL encoded by the coding sequence ATGCCCGGGATGAGGGTCTATCAGCTCGCGAAGGAGCTCAAGGTCCAGAGCGCCTTGATCCTGGAGCTCCTGGATCGCATGGGGCGGGAGGTCAAGTCCGACCTCAGCGCCCTGGATGTCGAGACGGCCGAGTTGGTTCGCCGCCGCCTCACGGCCGCCATCGAGGCGGAGAAGAAACGCCTTCTCGAGGAACGGCGCCAGGACGAGCAGCGCCTCGCCGAGGAGGCGACGTTCAGGGGTGCGGACGTGGACGGGCGCGCCGTCGCAGAGGAAGTACCCGAAGCCGCTGTGACCGAGCCGGTCGTCGTCGAGGGTTTCGCACCTGCCGCGGCCGAGCCGATGCCGCAAGAGCCCGGGTCGGAGATCTCCCTCGCGGCCGCGCCGGCCGCCGCGGAGGCTCCGGAAGCTCCCGCCGTCGAACCCCCGGCGCCCGAGGCCTCTCTCCCACATCCCGGCGACGTCGAGAAACCCGTCGCCGTGCCGTCGGCGCCCGAGGCGCCGCGCCCGCGGGTGTTCGCGGCGAAGCGCATCCCGTCGCTTAGCGCGATCCGGGCAGCGTCGGCAGCCGGCCGCGCGGCGGCGGCGCGACCGGTTCCGCAGTTGGTCCGCACCGAAGCCGTGAGGCCCGGAGCCGCTCCGCGTCCTCCGCTGCCCGGCCGCGCCCCGGTGCCGGGCCGCCCGGTTCCGGCGCTTTCCGGTCCGTCGGGTCGGCGGAAGAAGGCCGACGAGCCGATCCCACCCCCGGTGCCACGTCAGAAGCCGGACCTGCCACCGGTCCCGGAGAAGATCAGCCTGTCGGAGGCGGTGACGGTCAAGGAGTTGGCCGAGAAACTCAACCGGAAGTCGAAAGACATCATCGCCAAGCTCATGACGCGCGGCGTGCTGGCCAACATCAATCAGCCGCTGGATCCCGCGGTCGCCATCGAGGTCGCCAAGGAGTTCGGCTCCGAGGCGGCCATCGTGTCGTTCGAAGAGGAGGTTCAGCACGCGCCCTCCCTCCATGGCGAGGCCGAGACGGCCGGGGAAGCTCCGGGGAAGCTCGTCCCACGCCCGCCCGTGGTCACGGTCATGGGCCACGTGGACCATGGAAAGACCTCGCTCCTCGACGCCATCCGAACCACGAACGTCGTCAGCACCGAGCACGGCGGGATCACCCAGCACATCGGCGCGTACCAGGTGACCGAGCGCGGCCGGAAGATCACGTTCCTCGACACTCCGGGGCACGAGGCGTTCACCATGATGCGCGCCCGCGGAGCGCGGGTCACCGACATCGTCGTGCTGGTCGTGGCCGCCGACGACGGTGTGAAGCCTCAGACCCTCGAGGCGATCGATCACGCCAGGGCCGCCGGCGTGCCGATCGTGGTGGCGATCAACAAGATCGACAAGCCCGAGGCGCGGCCGGACCGGGTGAAGCAGCAGTTGGCCGATCACAACATCCTGGTGGAGGAGTACGGCGGGCAAACGGTGGCCTGCGAGGTCTCCGCGAAAAAGCTCCTGGGCCTCGCGGAGTTGCTAGAGATGATCCTGCTGGTCGCGGACATCCAGGATCTCAAGGCCAACGCCGAAAAACTGGCCACCGGCGTGGTCCTCGAGGCGCGCCTCGACCGCGCCCGCGGGATCGTCGCCACCCTGCTGGTGCAGCAGGGAACGCTCAGGGTCGGCGATCCGTTCATCGCCGGCTCGGCCTTCGGCAAGGTGCGCGCGATGACCGACGAGAACGGCCGGCGCGCGGAGGAGGCCGGTCCGTCGACCCCCGCGGAGGTCATGGGTTTCGCCAGCGAGCCGACCGCCGGCGACCTGTTCCAGTCGGTGGCCGACGAATGGAAGGCGCGTCAGATCGCCCAGTTCCGCCAGGAGAAGGCGCGGGTGGCCGCGCTCGCCAAGTCCTCCCGGCGGACGCTCGAGAGCCTCTCTCGGGAGATCGCCGAAGGAGAGGCGAAGGAGCTGCCGATCCTCCTCAAGGCGGACGTCCAGGGGTCCCTCGAGGCGCTCCAGAAGTCCTTGGGGGAGTTGCCGTCCGGCAAGATCCGCGTTTCCGTGCTCCGGGCATCGACGGGCGCGATCACCCAGGCCGACGTGCTGCTGGCCGCCGCGTCCAATGCGATCATCGTCGGATTCAACGTCCGGCCCGACCGTGCCACCGCCGAGCTCGCGAGGCAGGAGGAGGTGGAGATCCGCCTCTACACCGTGATCTACGAGGTCGTGAACGACGTCCGGCAGGCGATGGTCGGGATGCTCGAGCCGACGCTCAAGGAGATCGTGCTGGGCCAGGCCGAGGTGCGCCAGCTCTTCCGGATCTCGAAGGTCGGAACGGTCGCCGGCTGCCTTCTCACCGACGGGAGGGCCGCGCGCACCGCCGACGTCCGCCTGATCCGGGACAACGTGGTGATCTACACCGGCAAGCTCTCGAGCCTGAAGCGCTTCAAGGACGACGTGTCCGAGGTCAAGCAGGGCTTCGAGTGCGGCATCGGCATCGCGAATTTCAACGACCTCAAGGAAGGCGACATCATCGAGTTCTTCACCGTCGAGAAGGTGGCCTCGCAGACGCTGTAG
- the nusA gene encoding transcription termination factor NusA, which yields MSSELYQTIEQIGREKGIDAEIIIQAVEEAYAAASRKYYHSKEDFGARFDRETGHFVLFSRQTVVTDEDFQDPVTEMLLDEAQRLRPDAEIGTVFETVKEQAELPLTRIAAQAAKQVIYQKVKEAERELVWREYGDRIGELLTGQVKRFDRGDMMVDLGRTEAVIPRREQSRAEHYNPGDRIRAVLVNVERQGKGPQLTLSRASELLVKKLFEMEVPEIYDGTVSIVSVARDAGERSKVSVRSKERDVDAVGACVGMKGSRVQAVIRELRGEKIDIVQYDDDASHYVRNALSPAGINRVTAKDYEAREMEVIVSEDQLSLTIGKKGQNVRLASKLVGWKLDIKSEAEKKAEVEAEMERMAQASRELASLPGIGPAIASRLLDAGFRSVEEVALASLEDLTSIEGIGEKTAITIHDAAEVALEARLAAEAEAEARAAAEAEAEAQAAAAAETDEPLAEDGSEHEDAAASEGGGPAEGPETGAGDGA from the coding sequence ATGAGCAGCGAACTCTACCAGACCATCGAGCAGATCGGTCGCGAGAAGGGGATCGACGCCGAGATCATCATCCAGGCGGTGGAGGAGGCGTACGCCGCAGCGTCGCGCAAGTACTACCACAGCAAGGAGGACTTCGGGGCTCGATTCGACCGCGAGACGGGTCATTTCGTGCTCTTCTCCCGGCAGACGGTCGTGACGGACGAGGATTTCCAGGATCCCGTCACGGAGATGCTCCTCGACGAGGCCCAGAGGCTCCGGCCGGACGCCGAGATCGGGACCGTGTTCGAAACGGTGAAGGAGCAGGCCGAGCTGCCGCTGACGAGGATCGCCGCCCAGGCCGCGAAGCAGGTGATCTACCAGAAGGTCAAGGAGGCGGAGCGCGAGCTGGTCTGGCGCGAGTACGGCGACCGGATCGGCGAGCTGCTCACGGGCCAGGTGAAGCGCTTCGACCGCGGCGACATGATGGTGGACCTGGGACGCACCGAAGCCGTGATCCCCCGGCGCGAGCAGTCGCGGGCGGAGCACTACAACCCCGGCGACCGGATCCGCGCGGTGCTCGTGAACGTGGAGCGGCAGGGAAAAGGGCCGCAGCTGACCCTCTCCCGCGCCAGCGAGTTGCTCGTCAAGAAGCTGTTCGAGATGGAGGTCCCGGAGATCTATGACGGCACGGTGAGCATCGTCAGCGTCGCCCGGGACGCCGGCGAGCGCAGCAAGGTCTCCGTGCGCTCGAAGGAGCGGGACGTGGATGCGGTGGGCGCCTGCGTCGGGATGAAAGGATCGCGCGTCCAGGCGGTGATCCGCGAGCTCAGGGGCGAGAAGATCGATATCGTCCAATACGATGACGACGCGTCGCACTACGTTCGCAATGCGCTGAGCCCCGCGGGGATCAATCGCGTCACCGCGAAGGACTACGAGGCGAGAGAGATGGAAGTCATCGTCTCGGAGGACCAGCTGTCCCTCACCATCGGGAAGAAAGGACAGAACGTCCGCCTGGCCAGCAAGCTGGTGGGGTGGAAGCTCGACATCAAGAGCGAGGCGGAGAAGAAGGCGGAGGTCGAGGCGGAGATGGAGCGGATGGCGCAGGCGAGCCGCGAGTTGGCCAGCCTGCCCGGTATCGGTCCGGCCATCGCGTCGCGTCTCCTCGACGCGGGATTCCGGAGCGTCGAGGAGGTGGCCCTCGCCTCGCTCGAAGACCTGACGAGCATCGAGGGGATCGGCGAGAAGACCGCGATCACGATCCACGACGCGGCCGAAGTCGCCCTGGAAGCCCGCCTGGCTGCCGAAGCCGAGGCGGAGGCCCGGGCCGCCGCCGAAGCCGAGGCGGAGGCGCAAGCGGCCGCCGCGGCGGAGACCGACGAGCCTCTCGCCGAGGACGGATCGGAGCACGAGGATGCCGCCGCGTCCGAGGGGGGAGGGCCCGCGGAAGGGCCCGAAACCGGTGCCGGGGACGGGGCGTAA
- a CDS encoding ribosome maturation factor RimP → MPGSAERIVEEVRRMAAGVASSLGLEVVDVVFRRQGKYSLLRIDIDRAGLPGVSLDDCERASHEIEGEIDAAGLIGDSYDLQVSSPGIDRPIATDDDFRRNTGRRIVIEATEEIDGTRVFRGVLRGLEGEAVILEARAGDGIALPRRQILAARQDVEADLHETPDGPRPRRRRDRRGIFGGSSS, encoded by the coding sequence GTGCCTGGGTCGGCCGAAAGGATCGTCGAGGAGGTCCGCCGGATGGCGGCGGGGGTGGCCTCGTCCCTCGGCCTCGAGGTGGTCGACGTCGTCTTCCGCAGGCAGGGGAAGTACTCCCTCCTCCGGATCGACATCGACCGGGCCGGCCTGCCGGGGGTCTCGCTCGACGACTGTGAGCGCGCGAGCCACGAGATCGAGGGCGAGATCGACGCGGCCGGGCTGATCGGGGACTCCTACGACCTCCAGGTATCGTCCCCCGGGATCGACCGCCCGATCGCCACGGATGACGATTTCCGCAGGAATACCGGCCGGCGAATCGTGATCGAGGCCACGGAGGAGATCGACGGGACCCGTGTTTTCCGTGGCGTCCTGCGAGGCCTCGAGGGCGAAGCGGTGATTCTCGAAGCGCGCGCCGGTGACGGTATCGCACTACCGCGGCGCCAGATCCTGGCGGCGCGGCAGGACGTGGAGGCCGATCTCCACGAGACGCCGGACGGGCCGCGACCGCGAAGAAGACGGGACCGGCGTGGTATATTTGGAGGGTCATCGTCCTGA